The Clostridiaceae bacterium HFYG-1003 genome includes a window with the following:
- the ortB gene encoding 2-amino-4-oxopentanoate thiolase subunit OrtB, producing MKDNSYQSVLARKNDIMKTSVGIDYSQFEYGRIAFDYDRMMKETGYSLEEIRQIQNETGVGNTPIFELHNLTRLARKYAAPGKGARIFVKDEAANPSGSFKARRAATSVYEAKRLGFSGVITATSGNYGAAVASQAAKRGLNCIVVQECYDSHEKGQPEIIEKARKCEAYGAEVIQMTVGPELFYKFLLLLEETGYFNASLYTPFGIAGVETLGYELALQMREKIGRDPDVVVCTNAGGGNLTGTARGLRAAGAKSQVVGASVDLSGLHMASDNDFNLKSFTTGHTGFGVPFTTNPDRSDVPRSAGRPLRYMDRYVTMSQGSVFFITEALAQLEGLERGPAGNTSLAAAFCLAQELDEDQVIVVQETEYTGAGKHINPQLTFARENGIELVIGDPKDEIPGKNIVLPTSAGRLFIEDLDLNKLRRSSIKNQTVGKNVLDITPADVDYLVLETNSDDAFVRTVLAELGVSITEENQR from the coding sequence ATGAAAGATAACAGCTACCAGAGCGTTCTGGCGCGCAAGAACGACATCATGAAGACCTCCGTCGGCATCGACTACTCCCAGTTCGAGTACGGCCGCATCGCCTTCGACTATGACCGGATGATGAAAGAGACCGGCTACAGCCTGGAGGAGATCCGCCAGATTCAGAATGAAACCGGAGTGGGCAATACGCCCATCTTTGAACTGCACAACCTGACCCGGCTGGCGCGCAAATACGCCGCGCCGGGCAAAGGCGCCCGCATTTTCGTTAAGGATGAGGCGGCCAATCCGTCCGGATCCTTCAAGGCCCGGCGGGCGGCCACCAGTGTATATGAAGCGAAGCGCCTGGGCTTTTCCGGCGTCATCACGGCAACCTCGGGAAATTACGGTGCGGCAGTGGCCAGTCAGGCAGCGAAGAGGGGATTGAACTGCATTGTCGTCCAGGAGTGTTACGACTCCCATGAGAAGGGACAGCCGGAGATCATCGAAAAAGCCAGAAAGTGCGAAGCCTACGGGGCCGAAGTCATTCAGATGACCGTGGGACCGGAGCTGTTCTACAAGTTCCTGCTCCTGCTGGAGGAAACGGGCTACTTCAACGCTTCGCTCTACACCCCCTTCGGCATCGCCGGCGTGGAGACCCTGGGTTACGAGCTGGCCCTGCAGATGCGGGAGAAGATCGGCCGTGACCCGGATGTCGTCGTGTGCACCAACGCCGGCGGCGGAAACCTCACCGGAACTGCCCGGGGCCTGCGGGCTGCCGGGGCAAAATCCCAGGTCGTGGGCGCCTCCGTCGACCTGTCGGGGCTGCATATGGCATCCGACAATGACTTCAACCTCAAGTCCTTTACCACCGGCCACACCGGCTTCGGCGTGCCCTTTACCACCAACCCGGACCGCTCCGACGTGCCGCGCTCGGCCGGCCGGCCGCTGCGCTACATGGACCGCTATGTCACCATGAGCCAGGGCAGCGTGTTCTTCATTACGGAAGCCCTGGCCCAGCTGGAAGGGCTGGAACGCGGACCGGCGGGCAACACCTCCCTGGCCGCAGCTTTCTGCCTGGCCCAGGAGCTGGATGAAGACCAGGTCATCGTGGTTCAGGAAACCGAGTACACCGGCGCCGGCAAGCACATCAACCCGCAGCTCACCTTTGCCCGCGAAAACGGCATTGAGCTGGTGATCGGCGACCCCAAGGACGAGATTCCCGGCAAGAACATCGTGCTGCCGACCAGTGCCGGCAGGCTGTTCATTGAAGATCTGGACCTGAATAAATTGCGGCGTTCCTCCATCAAGAATCAGACGGTGGGCAAGAACGTCCTGGATATTACCCCGGCCGACGTGGATTATCTCGTCCTGGAAACCAATTCGGATGACGCCTTCGTCCGGACGGTTCTGGCCGAGCTGGGAGTCAGCATTACGGAGGAAAACCAAAGATGA
- a CDS encoding DedA family protein, whose product MEKFVQEIMQQYGYLGIFLLIFIENLFPPIPSEVILLFGGFMTVSAGLNVPLTIVAATAGSMVGAVVLYFLGYELGMHGIQRFFQGRIGDLLGLTPHDLVKTTEWFQKKGSAAIFLCRFIPLIRSLISIPAGITRMKVGPFLVLTLIGSTIWNTVLVLLGHFAGQGWNEYKEIFSAYSSIFVRVMAVAVALWLAWRIIRRFRRSRAEN is encoded by the coding sequence TTGGAAAAGTTTGTACAAGAAATCATGCAGCAATATGGATACCTGGGGATCTTTCTTCTGATCTTCATCGAGAACCTCTTTCCCCCCATCCCTTCGGAGGTGATTCTGTTGTTCGGCGGCTTTATGACCGTATCCGCCGGACTGAATGTCCCTCTGACCATTGTCGCGGCCACCGCCGGATCCATGGTCGGGGCCGTCGTGCTCTACTTCCTGGGCTATGAACTGGGTATGCACGGGATTCAGCGTTTCTTCCAGGGCCGCATCGGCGATCTCCTGGGCCTGACCCCCCATGATCTGGTGAAAACCACGGAATGGTTCCAGAAGAAGGGCTCCGCGGCCATTTTCCTGTGCCGGTTCATTCCGCTGATCCGAAGCCTGATCTCCATTCCGGCCGGCATTACCCGGATGAAAGTGGGTCCCTTCCTGGTTCTGACCCTCATCGGTTCCACCATCTGGAATACCGTTCTGGTTCTGCTGGGTCATTTTGCCGGCCAGGGCTGGAATGAATACAAGGAAATCTTCTCTGCCTATTCCAGTATCTTTGTCCGGGTCATGGCCGTGGCCGTGGCGCTCTGGCTTGCCTGGCGCATCATTCGCCGTTTTCGCCGGAGCAGGGCTGAGAATTGA
- the ord gene encoding 2,4-diaminopentanoate dehydrogenase: MRQDNVKIIIWGLGAMGNGMAEMLLAKKGIEIVGVAGRGDKLGKSMFEFLEKTNPYDHDIVIGTPEEVITEKAADVVLLCTDSYTRTAFDRIKFILEQKINVISTAEEMAYPQAQEPELAKEMDRIAKANGVSVLGTGINPGLIMDLLVVCLTGACESVDSVEAKRVNNLSPFGPVVMHEQGVGITMAEFEERSKTGTLAGHVGFSESVNMIADALGWKLSEPVSQSMTPIISKVDRKAPYAEVKAGNMAGVDMRGQGKVDGEVKISMIHPQQVEPQLEGVNTGDYINIKGVPDINMAITPEVPGGIGTIAMCVNMIPHIINAKPGLRTMLDLPVPRAMMGDIRELIEVE; this comes from the coding sequence ATGAGACAGGACAATGTAAAGATCATCATCTGGGGACTGGGTGCCATGGGCAATGGCATGGCCGAGATGCTGCTGGCCAAGAAAGGAATTGAAATCGTCGGGGTGGCAGGCCGCGGCGACAAACTGGGAAAAAGCATGTTTGAATTCCTGGAAAAGACCAATCCGTATGACCATGACATCGTGATCGGAACACCGGAAGAAGTCATCACCGAGAAAGCGGCCGATGTGGTGCTGCTGTGCACGGATTCCTACACCCGCACCGCCTTTGACCGGATCAAGTTCATTCTCGAGCAGAAGATCAACGTCATCTCCACGGCGGAAGAAATGGCGTATCCTCAGGCTCAGGAACCGGAGCTGGCCAAAGAGATGGACCGCATCGCCAAAGCCAACGGCGTGTCTGTCCTGGGCACAGGCATCAACCCCGGCCTCATCATGGATCTCCTGGTGGTCTGCCTGACCGGCGCCTGCGAGTCGGTGGACTCCGTGGAAGCCAAGCGGGTCAACAACCTGTCTCCCTTCGGACCCGTCGTCATGCATGAGCAGGGCGTGGGCATCACCATGGCTGAATTCGAGGAAAGAAGCAAGACCGGAACTCTGGCCGGCCATGTCGGATTCAGCGAATCCGTCAACATGATCGCGGACGCCCTGGGCTGGAAGCTGTCCGAACCGGTTTCCCAGAGCATGACCCCGATCATCTCCAAGGTCGACCGCAAGGCACCCTACGCTGAAGTCAAAGCCGGCAACATGGCCGGAGTCGACATGCGCGGCCAGGGAAAAGTGGACGGCGAAGTCAAGATCAGCATGATCCACCCGCAGCAGGTTGAGCCCCAGCTGGAAGGCGTCAACACTGGGGACTACATCAACATCAAGGGCGTGCCCGACATCAACATGGCCATCACGCCGGAAGTTCCCGGCGGCATCGGCACCATCGCCATGTGCGTCAACATGATCCCCCACATCATCAATGCCAAGCCGGGTCTGCGCACCATGCTGGACCTGCCGGTACCAAGAGCCATGATGGGAGATATCCGCGAACTGATCGAGGTGGAATAA
- a CDS encoding ornithine aminomutase subunit alpha, which produces MKRPDDYLSRRAHLQDLTEEELEQRFWETCAKIVDPMLDLAKKNTTPSIERSVLLRMGFSSPEAAQIVTHTMEHGLMGKGCGHLVYRLAQDQHLTIREAGLRLAQGEGFDALKAVLGGNA; this is translated from the coding sequence ATGAAGCGACCCGATGACTACCTGAGCCGCCGGGCTCACCTGCAGGATCTGACCGAAGAAGAGCTGGAGCAGCGCTTCTGGGAGACCTGCGCCAAAATTGTCGATCCCATGCTGGATCTGGCCAAAAAGAACACAACGCCGTCCATCGAGCGCTCGGTGCTCCTGCGCATGGGCTTCTCCTCACCGGAGGCCGCTCAGATCGTGACGCACACCATGGAACACGGTCTTATGGGCAAGGGTTGCGGCCACCTGGTCTACCGCCTGGCGCAAGACCAGCATCTCACCATCCGGGAAGCCGGACTTCGCCTCGCCCAGGGCGAGGGCTTCGACGCGCTCAAAGCCGTCCTGGGAGGGAACGCGTAA
- a CDS encoding lysophospholipase, whose amino-acid sequence MKRHIELTMPGGTLRGYLDLPEGEGPHPAVIAFHGFTGDCTEHKFLLARLGRHLAASGIAVLRLSFLGSGESDGEFYDTALSDQARQGERILDWARSQAAIDPDRMLLLGMSMGGCVATLVAQRRQSDLRGLILFAPAFRYAEKYRERYDESGTLWHGNLAVGRAFLDECLACDFAALLSDLKLPVRFFHGSADASVPLAVSEEFVRCPQDARLTRLPGTDHGFDTPSGIAGLFAGVESAARELLDCP is encoded by the coding sequence TTGAAGCGCCACATTGAACTGACGATGCCCGGCGGCACGCTGCGCGGTTATCTGGATCTCCCGGAGGGTGAGGGACCGCATCCGGCCGTGATAGCCTTCCATGGCTTTACCGGAGACTGTACGGAACACAAGTTTCTCCTGGCCCGGCTGGGCCGGCACCTGGCCGCCTCGGGCATCGCCGTGCTGCGGCTGTCCTTCCTCGGCTCCGGGGAATCTGACGGCGAGTTTTACGACACTGCCCTGTCGGATCAGGCGCGCCAGGGCGAACGGATTCTGGACTGGGCCCGGTCACAGGCGGCCATTGATCCAGACCGGATGCTCCTCCTGGGCATGTCCATGGGGGGCTGCGTCGCCACCCTGGTGGCGCAGCGGCGGCAGTCAGACCTGCGGGGCCTGATCCTTTTCGCGCCGGCGTTCCGCTACGCGGAGAAGTACCGCGAGCGCTATGACGAATCCGGGACGCTGTGGCATGGCAATCTGGCCGTGGGCCGCGCCTTCCTGGACGAGTGTCTGGCCTGTGACTTTGCTGCGCTGCTGAGCGATTTGAAGCTGCCGGTGCGCTTTTTCCACGGATCCGCCGATGCTTCGGTGCCGCTGGCGGTTTCGGAGGAATTCGTCCGCTGTCCGCAGGACGCCCGACTGACGCGGCTGCCCGGGACCGATCACGGGTTTGATACCCCCTCGGGCATCGCCGGACTGTTCGCGGGCGTCGAAAGCGCCGCCCGGGAACTTCTGGACTGTCCCTGA
- a CDS encoding UbiA family prenyltransferase: MKAAEFFHLVEIRTKTASLLPYLVGTLYALTQYERFDRLNALLMLVSLVCIDLSATILNHLSEVRTPYSVFRLDHMKYSKSGVKFLLATLLAAAVVCGGWLAWRTGPIVWFWGVVSFAAAILYSAGPLPIQRTPLGEAVSAFFMGFVIVFLACHIHLGGEPFRAYVFGTRFTLELDLERLGEILLVSLPLVTAIGNVMLANNISDLAKDLSERRYTLPVLIGRSDALVLFNLSYLAGALAILTAVLVRALPAQALFMAPVYGLVFRRARRFSAAPDKTTTFPLAVHNLNLIGAGLILVLISRLVF, from the coding sequence ATGAAAGCGGCTGAATTTTTTCACCTGGTTGAAATCCGGACCAAAACGGCCAGTCTCCTGCCCTATCTGGTCGGTACGCTGTACGCCCTGACTCAGTATGAGCGCTTTGACCGGCTCAATGCCCTCCTGATGCTGGTGTCGCTGGTCTGCATTGATTTGTCCGCTACCATTCTGAATCACCTGTCGGAGGTTCGAACACCCTACAGCGTGTTCCGCCTCGATCACATGAAATACTCCAAATCCGGCGTTAAATTCCTGCTGGCGACGCTGCTGGCGGCCGCCGTGGTCTGCGGCGGCTGGCTGGCGTGGCGCACCGGGCCCATCGTCTGGTTCTGGGGCGTTGTCTCCTTTGCCGCGGCGATCCTTTATTCCGCCGGACCGCTGCCCATTCAGCGCACCCCGCTGGGGGAGGCGGTATCCGCCTTCTTCATGGGCTTCGTCATTGTGTTCCTGGCCTGCCACATCCATCTGGGCGGGGAACCTTTCCGGGCCTATGTCTTTGGCACCCGCTTCACCCTGGAACTTGACCTGGAGCGCCTGGGCGAGATCCTGCTGGTCAGTCTGCCCCTGGTTACCGCCATCGGCAACGTCATGCTGGCCAACAACATCAGCGATCTGGCAAAGGATCTGAGCGAGAGGCGCTATACGCTGCCGGTGCTCATCGGCCGCAGCGATGCGCTGGTGCTGTTCAATCTGTCCTATCTGGCCGGCGCTCTGGCCATTCTGACCGCTGTTCTGGTCCGGGCTCTGCCGGCTCAGGCACTCTTCATGGCTCCGGTCTACGGGCTGGTCTTCCGCCGGGCCCGCCGCTTCAGCGCGGCCCCGGACAAGACCACAACCTTTCCCCTGGCGGTGCACAATCTCAACCTGATCGGCGCCGGCCTCATCCTGGTTCTGATCAGCCGCCTCGTTTTTTAG
- the ortA gene encoding 2-amino-4-oxopentanoate thiolase subunit OrtA, translated as MTAKKGDWVRIHSVILTAAQRTGSLPEDTRVTDIQMWTKGFLLDEAAALGDEVTVETYIGRHQSGTLTQIEPFYDHNYGKCVPELLYIGRSLRADLKEYEAQRKEEGQDER; from the coding sequence ATGACAGCGAAAAAAGGCGACTGGGTCCGGATCCATTCGGTGATCCTGACCGCCGCCCAGCGGACCGGCAGTCTGCCGGAGGATACCCGGGTCACGGATATCCAGATGTGGACCAAGGGGTTCCTGCTGGATGAAGCGGCAGCCCTCGGCGACGAAGTCACGGTGGAAACCTACATCGGACGCCACCAGAGCGGCACACTGACCCAGATCGAGCCATTCTATGACCATAATTACGGCAAGTGCGTCCCGGAGCTCCTCTACATCGGACGGAGCCTGCGGGCGGATCTGAAAGAATATGAAGCGCAGCGCAAGGAGGAGGGACAGGATGAAAGATAA
- a CDS encoding D-2-hydroxyacid dehydrogenase has protein sequence MIAVILAQGWLRREVAEAELAGVNEPVVYAERYEELLPVKDEVEIILNTGKPDAEVIRQMPHLKWIFSYSAGVDMYPMELLKEKSVVLTNTSGVHKTNIAEQVLGAMILFSRNLLQATKDQAARVWQTYRLDELTGKQLLIIGAGQIGREIACKAKAFDMKVTGVRWQEGREIPVNFDEMVTVRELHRVLPGKDYVCLVVPATDETIGLMGRREFQAMDRTAVFMNVGRGNTVREAELVEALQNGELRGAYLDVFEVEPLPQESPLWDLPNVFLTPHTAGPTPHYATRSFALFRANLEELRHGQPMTNRIDPDRKY, from the coding sequence ATGATCGCAGTAATACTGGCCCAGGGCTGGCTCAGACGGGAAGTGGCGGAGGCTGAACTGGCCGGAGTGAATGAACCGGTCGTTTATGCCGAACGTTATGAAGAGCTTCTGCCGGTGAAGGATGAAGTGGAGATCATTTTGAATACGGGGAAGCCGGATGCGGAAGTCATCCGTCAGATGCCGCATCTGAAGTGGATCTTTTCGTATTCTGCCGGAGTCGACATGTACCCGATGGAGCTGTTGAAGGAAAAGAGCGTTGTGCTGACCAATACCTCTGGGGTCCATAAAACCAATATCGCCGAACAGGTGCTGGGAGCCATGATCCTGTTCTCGCGCAACCTGCTGCAGGCGACGAAGGATCAGGCGGCCCGGGTCTGGCAGACCTATCGTCTGGATGAACTGACGGGAAAACAACTGCTGATTATCGGCGCCGGTCAGATCGGGCGGGAAATCGCCTGCAAGGCCAAGGCCTTTGACATGAAGGTCACCGGCGTGCGCTGGCAGGAGGGCCGTGAGATCCCGGTGAACTTCGATGAAATGGTGACCGTGCGCGAGCTTCACCGCGTGCTTCCGGGCAAGGATTATGTCTGTCTGGTGGTACCCGCCACCGATGAGACCATCGGTCTGATGGGCCGGCGGGAATTCCAGGCCATGGACCGGACCGCCGTCTTCATGAACGTGGGCCGGGGCAACACCGTCCGGGAAGCCGAACTGGTTGAGGCACTGCAAAATGGCGAGCTGCGCGGCGCCTACCTGGATGTTTTCGAAGTGGAGCCCCTGCCCCAGGAGTCTCCGCTCTGGGATCTGCCCAATGTGTTCCTGACGCCTCACACCGCCGGGCCGACCCCGCATTACGCCACCCGGTCCTTCGCGCTGTTCCGGGCTAATCTGGAAGAACTCCGGCACGGCCAGCCCATGACCAACCGGATCGATCCCGACCGGAAATACTAG